Within Mytilus edulis chromosome 10, xbMytEdul2.2, whole genome shotgun sequence, the genomic segment ATCCAAATATGTGTCTCCTGCTACGTAAACCAGATGCTATAAGTATATCTGAGAAGAAGGTCATAGCAAGACCACCCATTGCGAATGAAACCAAATACCTTTCTGGAATTATCCAGTCTTTGTTAGGCGCTTGAAGTAGCCAGTTTCTATCAGGTGctgaaattttcatattaatatttgacaTAAATTCAATACAAATCTTTCGCTCCATCTGAAGGATTTGACTTTTATTTAaggtcatttttttgttttaaagcaCTTCAACTGTGTCGGTTTTATACATCATTTGCTTATAAATATTAAGCTTagggcgttcctgatgaaggaaaATACAGAAAAGAGCTCCGGACGTATTACATgtataacgtgttgttttaaaaaacaaatcacaACATGAAGAtgatagatacatgtatactgtggattcatttattttcgtgggtatcaaatTTCGATGATTGCTGAAAggttgcatattcgtggatatttgatttcgtggatTTGCCAATCTCTATATACATagccttttaaaaaatattttattcattgaacatttgaattcgtggttcacctgtacccacgaaacccacgaaaattggtatccaacgaataataatgaatccacagtatatatatttatttgccGTAGAAGTTCTTTAAAACTTGTAAGtttgcattatgttttttttaaactaacccAGTAGCATGGATTCTGTCATCATTTATTTAATAGAGTGTTTCCTCATTATTAGTGCCATTCTTTTTTTCCTTGacatataaattaattgtttattaatCTGATTAAATAGTTATACTAATCAGAATGTACGAATAACATGAAAAAAACCcactattatttctatttttaccaTTTCAATGAAGAAAACGTATTTTTGTTATGATATAAAGCTCAAATATTAAAGAACCTGCCAACCAtgaaatgaacaaatataaaacatatcaacTTGTAATCCATAACGATACTTACTATTTATACACTCtttaatatgtttatgtttatgttctACTATATGTATTTTATCATCATACTCTCTGCATGCTTTAAATAATCCTTCATAAGCAAGAGCATCTACTGATATATTTGCAATTTTAACACTGACTCGCCTGTATATCCAGTACGGTAGTCCCATAGCTAAACCATGCGTTAGAATTGCAGAAACTGTTAGAATAGCcgaacaaataaacaaattacgATATAGTTCCATTTTGTTGTAAAACCGGTCAGACGATAGAGGatatattgtattatttatatacttAGATTACTTAGGCTTTATCAGGTTATGTCAATATTATCATTTGCATATGACTATTTATAACATGAGGAGCTCGGGACAAAGTCGATTGATACAAAAactatattttgattaaaattacAATGCTTAGTAAGCAATTTTCAAATGATTCACGTTTACCGCGAACTCTCAAAATCAGCATCAAAATGCGAAGaagttcgagtctgatgtcagaaaaggtaacaaaaggaactaaacaaaattacatgATACATtgattaacaaaggactactagcagtttaaTCCtcgtatctataatgagtttatttacaaccactggttcgatgcatctgctggtggagtttttatttcccgggggtatcaccagcccaatagtccacacttctgtgttgacatgaattatcattgatctGATGGTCGTAACtataaattaacttttttaattaaattaaattaaacctttgaattttttgaatactaaggcttttccacctcaggaatagattaccttcgctgtatttggtaaaactgttaggaattttttattttcaatgctctccaacttcgtactttactctgctttttttaaatttttgactcgtgcctcactgatgagtcttttatagacgaaacgcgcgtctggtgcaaatacaaaatttaagtttggtatctatgatgagtgtattaaCCACCACTGTGTAGAGTTTTTATTTCCTGATGGTATCTCAAGCCCAGAAGTCAGctcttctgtgttgacatgaattatcattgatatggtcgtAATTATGAAATAACTGTTTATAAAAATTCTGAAATATTAAGTCTATTCTACCTCTGcaacagattaccttagctgtatttggaataACTTGGAAaaatttgtggtcctcaatgctcttcaacttcgtactttatttggcctttttaacctttttgattcgagcgtcactgatgagtctttagtagattaaatttaaatcctggtatctatgatgagtttatttactgacatgccagctccagaccgcATTTAACTGATTGatagattatgtcttcatcatgcGAAAACCAAGCACAATACATCTCGTCTGGGTTTATTataataccatcataaaatatatgaaaagaacaaacCCGTATCATGCAAAAAAACTAGGTTTAGAATGAATATGGTTATTTCCGATGCAGAGatcctatgagtgaatcaatattaatacccaAATATGAAGAACTATACATGGATTGATGATAATTCTCTAAACTAGGCATTGAAGATCATTCAACGACAATCTAATATTATTAACTGTATCTGTGGAAGTCAACATATTTGGAACTGATTCTCTTCAATATAGTAATGACTCAGCGGTAATAATATCAAAAAGGAATATGACACATATACCGAGATAACTGTCAACAAATCCATTTCTGATTTACTAGCTTCAATACCGCGTTAAACATCACCAAACCTTATTTGGAAAACAAGCTGCAATCCCGCATTTACAGTGATCAAATCGGAACACTATACGAAAGTCAACAGATGTTAAAGTCATAGAACAAGATATTACAGGAAAAATAGTCAGCACTGcttcttattattttttaatcttaagGATGTAcgtaggtgaggttttggaatttgtgtcaaatgttcgtaCTCCTTGgtttttttccatacaatacaatgtgaaatattttgccccataacacccatttatcttttcatataagacttaacaGCATTTGCCAAATTTTAagaagatttttgattttttatgccccatctacgatagtagatgggcattatgttttctggtctgtgcgtccgttcgtccgtccgttcgtccgtccgtctgtcccgcttcaggttaaagtttttggtcaaggtagttttttatgaagttgaagtccaatcaacttcaaacttagtacacatgttccctatgatatgatcttttcaattttaatgccaaattagagtttttatcccaatgtcacggtccactgaacatagaaaatgaaaatgcgagtggggcattcgtgtactgaggacacattcttgttttcttttgatttgagacctaAATAATTCCAATgcaatataaggtaaaagtcagagtcagATTTTCCCCGCCACATTCTTAAAATCAGatatctcaaaaaggagctccatgacctatcgaTATTTTTAGTTGATTTTCTTTCTTAACTAATGCTATTCTGACTtatagtataaattttaaattcttgatttttttaatttcacaaactctgacctaagtacatccttaatgcgTAATTACTGGTTTGAATGGAAACTCAAGCGACAAATATCCGACTACCTTTCGAGTGAAGTAATGAAAATGAAATCTACACAACACCTAAATCAAAAACATAAACAGGTCTTCAAAATGCAAATATATAGTCGACAACAATTTCTGTCATATTTGAAGCTCTGGTTTGCTCAAGGTCTTGACCAGTTGTACTCGAATTTTACAAATATCTACCATTAATATCACATTTTCTAAACGTTTAAAGGATTTGAATCAAAACTTTTCAATTCTGATAATTAATAAATGCGACTCTGTATTACAAAtgcattaaaatttaattttcaatatgtGTGGGCATTTGAAAATGAAGACAGGAGCAAGGAAAAGCACTTTCTACTTGTTTATACCAGCATCTCGACTTGTCTATATCCCTAGCAATCCAGTTCATTTACCTGTACATTTTATAAGATGTTGGAGATCTATTGCATCCAAGATTAAAGATTATggaaatacaatgtataatattctATTCGAATATCGACTACCCCTCCTCTATAATTccattaacaaataaaaatccaaaattaagaattaaacatgaataaaaatacaaatatttcctgtaaaaatATCGAatacaaattaactgtttacaaaactttacaatttttttaaatactaaggcttttctaccttaaaaatagattaccttagctgtatttggcaaaacttttaggaatttttggttctcaattaatgctcttcaacttcgtactttataacggttttttattcaagcgtcactgataagtcttttgtagacggaacgcgcgtctgacgaaaaataaaatcaaccctggtatctaggatgagtttatttgatagtCGTTGCTATATGATGActaatttgtttaataataacAATATTGACACAGTGAATCAAGAAGACTATATTTGCGGTCCAATTTACAAAATGTGTTATCTTATAATCAACCATCTATCGTACAAATTGAATGTATGCAAATAATTGGTTTGCTTTATTTGCACTTAGACAAAGTGGTAGATATATATGATAACATTTAATATTATATGTTTCTGACTGAGCAAAcggtaatgttaaaaaaaatactttttgcgTCACAGTGCATTTGTCGCGTTTAATCCATGTCGATGTTTAAAAGATACTTAAAGacccgacatgaaaaatgtgaataaattcgaacaagaaaactaatgaccaaatttataacaaaaccttTAACAAAGCCTAATTCGTCAGAGATGAACTAACGACAATTACTGAACAATAGGATTCTGACCTAAGATTGGAATATGAACATCAAGAATAAGGCATGAAACACATTTTTGTGAGTGCTCAACTCTTCCCTAACCTGGGATAACCTAgtaccaaataaaaccaaactgtAAAAACCAGTAGACATTAGTTGAAAAGATCTTTACGAAACACAACAAAAACAGCAgccacaaaataccaaaaaaaaaacccgcacGAACTTAATATGCAATACCAAACTACAAATAAATAGTATCGATATATATAGGATTAGGGATAATGAGTTGCCatagcaatatacaatgtatatctagTTATATCTAGTTATGTTTATCTAATCAGTTGATAAAAATTTATTACTCATTAATATAGTTCATCCCTGGAATTGCGCAATTGACATACTTTACAAATTAAGTATGTGGCCCATACTAGACACATCTGAATACAATAACATTAGCGGTACCAATTTTAccgcaccagatgcgcatttcgacaaatacaacactatatatataatatcaaatatgTGTGTAAGGATCGGACACAAGTATGACAAGTATAATAAGACGCTTAACATGATACGTTAACTATAAACAAGTTCTCATTCTACTCAATAATTAAAAGTTGATGACTACTGATGGTCACAACTATTTTTTACCTGACATTAGGTACAATAAATACAGTAAGGTCTGCTTCATATTTTCGCAGAACCATTCAAACTGACATAAAGGGTATGTTACAAATAATATTTAACAACCAACAAAGTTCTTTCATTTTTCCTTTGTTTGCTTTTCAACTTTATTTACAACATTTCAGCAGTAGCATTTGTGAAAGAGGGACGAattataccagagggacagtcaaactcataaatcgaaaataaactgacaacgccatggctaaaaacgaaaaggacaaacagacaaacaatagtacacatgacaaaacatagaaaactaaagaataagtaacacaaaccctatcaaaaactaggggtgatttcagggGCTCCGGAGGGGTGAAAGGTGTATATTATTTAGGGATTGCTTAGATGCACCCTATTTATGAGATAGGAATATAGAAAGTATCGCGATAATCTAACCACGAATAAGTAACTTCATTCCATTTTTTGTTTCAATAcgcaatatatttaatttatcagTTACCACTGTTACTTATCCATATATAGTATGAAGACTTATATTATCAAGGACTTATCTCATTGATACAAGTAGCTGATATGCCACTGAACAGAACATGACTTCAACTTAAAATCTACACTCAGAAAGCATCGGTTTCGCTCTGTGATATATATTCAATAATTGACCTTTTGAATTTTCAACATTGAAGTTGGAAGTACGGGGCGCGAggtttgttcaacaaaaatgagttcagtttaacaaaatttgtagcatactacaaatttaaaattttgtcatacaaaattatctttcagtggacaaaagttacttttgtcatgacaaaattcatttttgtatcacagacttgacttttgttacctaatttgaaagttgggcgacaaaagtcaattgtgtatgcaaattagttaagtttggattctgtgaactaatttgcatacataatcgacttttatgagacaaaatttacttttgtgagacaaaattttacttttgtcgtcacaaaattgacttttgtgagacaaaattgaattttgtttgtctcacaaaattgaatcttgtctcacacaattgacttttgtgttttaatttccatatcaggtagtcaattttgtatgcaaataagtttatatttgcataccttttttgacaaaatttacttttgtcatgacaaaaatgaatttggcaacaaaaatgaattttgtctacaaaaaggaattttgtctacaaaaatgaattttgtcatgacaaaaataaattttcactacaaaaatgaattttgtcatgacaaaaatgaattttcactacaaaaatgaaatttgtcatcacaaaattgaagttctcataaaacaagtctgtatcacatatttttgtaagacaaaaatgattttgttatgacagaaataaattttgtacaaaaccccaagagtcccattcggcggcCCGTAGGAAGAGCATTTACACCTACAATATCCTAAACGTTGTGTCAATTCTTGCATAAGTCATCTATGCCTGGGGGTAGAAAAATTTTCAGTTTCAGATTCAAATGAATTTACTATTTTATGAGGTTGATTTACAGAAAATGATTATACCGATGACAATATTGCATTCTAGTGAATAAAAGAAGCGCAAACACCATGAACACGGTGGTTGTAAAAACCTATCAACGATACTTACGTTTCATCACACCAGAAGCGTGTTTCGTACTGAACGACATCATAATCAACGTTCAACCtgtataatttaaaaatcatGAAATGTCATATTGAAACTGATGTACTTATTTTGAGAACATGATACTGAAGATATTTTAAGCTGACAGCGAACCCGGATGTAAAAACTAAAACGGTCGAGAATATAGTCTAACTATTTATATTAAGTGAAATTCAAATCaccaaattaatttaattaagtttttcaataatgcattttaaattaatattaatagcTCCTTTTTTTTAAGGTGTTACTATTTTTGTCAAATAGGTTAATTAAGCTTAAAAATTTCAATTCTGAAATTATTGGGAAACACCTTTTTACATAAATACCTGGCCAATTGAAACCTTGTACGGTTTAATTGACACTAGAATGGGAATTTGTATATTTCTACCTatagaaaatacttttgaaattttgaaaggtGGCAATGCCGTTTTATAAATTTGAGGAATTTTGTATATAGAAAAGCGATCATTTCTTAAAATCAAGATTGCTTTTACTGTTCAAAACTGATCACACAGAGAACTAAAATCAATAGGTAAGTGTTACGTAATGCAgcattctaaaaataaaatgtgcaaatAGAAGAATCTTTTAAGTTGATATTCTGTTTTAACTTTCTTATAACATCCTCAATGTTATGTCCTAATTTAACAGTATTCAGAATTATAGCCAAAACGGTTGTATATACAAAATACGtgtataaaataatgtttactgTGTATCTTTGTATTAAAGAACTGAAAacctttttattgtattttagaaCTATAATGTGTGCAGTTTCTCTCATGCCAAGAACACCTGGTCGTGATGAATTACCACAGCATCCGTTAGACAGACTTGGACCATTGAGAGAAGACTACGAACTAAGAATAGGTACTTTTGAGCTATGGTCCAATCCCAGTATAAATACAAAAGACCTGTGTGATAATGGATTTTATTACATGGGTATAGGTGATAAGGTTCAATGTGCTTTCTGTGGGGGTGTTCTGAGTGGTTGGAACTGTGGCGATAATGTTCATATCAAACATGCTACTCATTATGGACATTGTATAGTAGTCCGTATGGTGAAACATACCAGATATGCAGCGTATAATGACAGACTTTCTACATACAACAACTGGCCACAGAGTCTCAAACAGGATCCGGTAGATCTAGCCGCTGCAGGCTTGTTTTATAAAGGTGAGTTGTTTTTGGTGCATAAAGCCTGTCGGTCTTGGTATGGATTTGAATCAACAATCTAGAATATTTTGTCGTTTCTCTCTTCAACATGTTCCATTTCGTTATTATTCGTTCCAATATTGCGTACGaatattatgtagacgaaacgcgtcacGTTCTGGCATATGACTAGTTTCTTTAATGACTTATATTCCATGTCAGGATAAAATCATTTAATCATCGCTTTGCTGAAATCAGATCAACTTTAATACATTGTCAGTAAGTCATttgatttttcgaaaaaaaacttgatttatttttttattccttaTTTCTAGAGCAACATTTCATATTGA encodes:
- the LOC139490948 gene encoding uncharacterized protein, whose product is MELYRNLFICSAILTVSAILTHGLAMGLPYWIYRRVSVKIANISVDALAYEGLFKACREYDDKIHIVEHKHKHIKECINTPDRNWLLQAPNKDWIIPERYLVSFAMGGLAMTFFSDILIASGLRSRRHIFGSSISNLSAVLLLLTVLVVYGMQSDSSAYYVAFDCEIISLILSFFSSLCRFTICRGEKNGPYERIKEKSFRVNS
- the LOC139490949 gene encoding putative inhibitor of apoptosis encodes the protein MCAVSLMPRTPGRDELPQHPLDRLGPLREDYELRIGTFELWSNPSINTKDLCDNGFYYMGIGDKVQCAFCGGVLSGWNCGDNVHIKHATHYGHCIVVRMVKHTRYAAYNDRLSTYNNWPQSLKQDPVDLAAAGLFYKGEHDICVCYMCGGHITEWEDSDIPEKEHKQLFPKCPLSQRSESSVSFICPIGFERQN